The stretch of DNA CCCAGGGACTTCATTTTTCGCCACAGGGTACTTCGGCTTATCCCCAGAGAACGGGCCGCCTGGGAATAGTTACCTCCCGCAGCCTCAACCGCAGTAAGGATGGCCTGCTTCTCCAGAGTTTTCAGCTCCGGAACCGTATCTTCCTGCAGAGCTGCTGTATCAGGTAAGGAGGATCTCGCCGGAGTATCAGCGGAGAGCCCCTCTATATCGCCGCAGTCAACTATGTTCTCCTCGCACAGGGCGGAGAGACGTTCGCAGAGATTGGCCAGTTCCCGTACATTCCCCGGCCATGAGTAGGACTCCAGCAGTCCCATGGCGCCGGGGTTTACCGCGACTCCTGGAAGTCCCATACGGCTGCGATAGAGATTCAGGTAGTGCTTCATGAGCAGGGGTACATCCTCCCGGTGCTGCCGCAGGGGGGGCACATTGATGCGCAGCACATCGAGACGAAAAAGAATGTCCTGCCGGAATTTTCCCTCCTTCGCCATGGCTCCAAGGTCCTTGTTGGTGGCGGCTATGATCCTGACATCGATGGGAATGACCCGGTCGTGACCTATGCGCATGATCTCCCGTTCCTGGAGCACCCTCAGGAGTTTGGCCTGCAGGGGGAGCGGGATTTCCCCCACCTCATCGAGAAAAATGGTCCCCTCGTGGGCAATTTCGAAGAGCCCGGCCTTTCCGCCCTTCATGGCGCCGGTAAAGGCCCCTTCGGTGTATCCGAAGAGTTCACTTTCCAGAAGCTGCTCCGGCAGGGCTGCACAGTTGACCGCCACAAAGGGACCCTGGGACCGGGTACTCATGCGGTGAATGCTGTGGGCAAAGAGTTCCTTTCCGGTACCCGTCTCTCCGAAGATCAGCACATTGGCATCCACTTTACTGAACTTTTCGGCAGTGCTGATGGCCGTTTTTATCCTGTCGCTCCGGCCGACGATATCCTGAAAGCCGTATTTAGCCGTATGTCCCTTGGTAAGGATTTTCTTGCGGATCTTGTTCTCTATTTCCACAATCCGGCTGACGTTCTGAAGGGTCGCTACAGCCCCTGTAACGACGTTGTCGATCCTGATGGGTACAAAGTTCGCCGCCACATGGGAATCGCCCACGAGTTCCAGGGCCCCCAGGTCCTCTTCTCCCCGTTCAAGAACCCTGGAGATGCTGTCCGATGAGAGCACCGACTCCACCGGACGCCCCAGAATACTCCTCTGAAAACCCAGCATCCTGGAAGCGGAGGTATTCACCGCAGTGATGCGGCCGGACCTGTCCACCGCGAGAATTCCCTCATGGGTATAATCCATGATGATCTGAAAAAACTCGGCCCGTTCCCTCTCCTTTTCCTTTATTTCGCTGGTACGGATCGCTTCGTCCACCGCCTGCTTGATGGCATCCTCCCTGCTTTTTATCCAGGTCGCATTGAGTCCCGTCTGCAGGGCGAAATTGTAGGTCATGAGTCCGCCGACAATGGCATCGGCTCCCCGTTCAACGGCATCGTGGATATAGTAGGAGGCATCACCCTCCTTCTCCACGCGGTAAACCATCACCTCTATGTCCATGATGTTATTGAGCACCGGGGATCCGTAAACCATATTTACCGAGCCGATTACAGCAATTTTTCTTGCCCCGAAACGCCGTTTACACTCATCCAGGGCGCAGATTACATCGTATCCCGTAACCGGGATCTCCACCACGGTGATTTCAGGATGATACTCCCTGAGGGCTGCACAGGTTATTCCCCTGGCGATAATGATATCACAGTCAAATTTCAGTTTCCGTACATCTTCGGTACCGACGATATGAGTGGTATCAAAACTGACATCCCTGTGTCGCGCCTCCGACAGGTACTTGTGGACCGTCTCTTCCAGATCATAATAGGGAATAACAAAGGTAATCTTGAGCATGAGAAATTGTATCATACTGAAACAGGTGTAGCAAGCTGAATCGTATCATAGTAAAACAGTTTAACCGGCCGGGGTGGAGGGAAGAAATCCTATAGTGGTTCTATGTAATTGCCAGATATATACTTACCAACTTTCGCGGTTTTTTGGCACAAGTATTGCAGTAGAGTATATACCATTAACCACATTCATAATAAGGAGTGTACAATAATGAAGAAAGCACTGGTTTTTATGGTACTGTTGTTAGCAACTGCGGGAATCGTCTGGGCAGGCGGCGGACAGGAAGGAGGTGCTGCAAGCGCCGAAAAACCTGTGGTACTGAGAATCGCTCATACCCATACCGAAGAAGGTCTCTATTACAAAGGTTCAGAAAAGTTCAAGGAACTCGTTGAAGCCAATTCCAACGGCCGCATCGTCGTTGAGCACTATCCCAACGGACAGCTCGGAGCCGACAAGGACATTCAGGAGAGTATCAAGCTCGGAACCCTGGAACTGGGTCTATCCTCCTCTCCAGTCGTATCCCTGAACGATTACTTCAAGCTGCTCGACGCGCCTTACCTCTTTGTTAGCCGTGAGCACGTAAGCAGGGCCCTGGACGGTGAACTGGGAGAGAAGATGGCGAAGCCCCTGGAAGCCCAGAACATCAAACATCTGGGTTACTGGGAGAACGGTTTCCGGCAGATCACCAACAACGTCCGTCCCATATACACCCCCTCCGACCTGGCGGGTATCAAGCTCAGAACCCCTGAAAGCCCGGTGCGGATGAGCACCTTCAAGGCCTTTGGAGCCAATCCCGTTGCCATGTCCTTTACCGAGGTTTTCGGAGCCCTGCAGCAGGGGATCATCGACGGACAGGAGAACCCTCTTGCAACCATCTATCAGGCATCTCTCCATGAAGTGCAGAAGTACCTTTCCCTGACCGGACACGTCTACTCCGCGGTTCACCTGCTGATGAACAACGAGCTTTTCCAGTCCCTGCCCGCAGACCTGCAGAAGGTTCTCGTGGATGCCGGCAAGGAAACCGCCCGTTACACCAGGCAGCTCGGTGCCGAAGCCGATGCCAAACTCGCTGACGTAATGGCTCAGGAGGGCATCGAGGTCAATGAAGCGGATGTAAAATCCTTCGTAGATCTTTCCAAACCCATCTGGCAGACCATCGCTTCCGAAAACAAGTTTCAGGATGCAGGGGACATAATGGATCAGATCGCGGCCCTGGCCGACTGATTACAGGTTCCCTCGCGGAACACGGGCAGCCCCGCGGGGCTGCCTCTTTTTTACGACCGACCTGACAAAACCTAAAAGGAGCACAGAATGAAAGAGAAGCTTGACAGGCTTGTCGATTCCCTGATGGGGGTACTGGTACTCGGCATGACCGTCGTAGTCTCGATAGCCGTCTTTTATCGCTATGTACTTGATCAGCCCCTATCCTGGACCGAAGAGATAACCCGAATGTTCATCGTCTGGCTCTCCTTTCTGGGAGCCTACGCCGCCATGAGAGAAAACAAGCATATCGGCTTCGATCTGCTGGTTGCCAAATTCTCCCCCAGATTCAAAGCCCTGACCGACCTGGTGGGGCAGATCCTGATCGGAATCTTCCTTCTTGTCGTAACCTACCAGGGCTTTATCTTTTCCTATGAATTTCTCGGAGTAACCATGCCCTACACGGACATATCGATCGGCTGGTTCTATTACAGCGTTTTTCCCGTGACCGGAATCCTGATGGTAACCCAGACCGTATTAGCCATCCTCCAAACCCTGAAAAACCTCAAGGCCGCACAATAAAGGAGGGCCCCAAATGTTAGTTGTGTTAATTTTCGGCCTTATGGGCCTTTTTATAATGCTGAACCTGCCGGTGGCCTTCGCCCTGGGAGTAACATCCCTGGCCTTCCTTACCTTTGCCACCAATGTTCCCCTTATCGTCGTTGTGCAGCGTCTTCTGCTGGGGGTCGACAGTTTTACCCTGCTGGGGGTTCCCCTCTTTATCTTCGTCGGAATCATGATGAACCGGACCAACCTGTCCCAGAAGATTGTCGACTTCGCCATGGCCCTGGTAGGGCACATGAAAGGGGGGCTGGCCATGGTTAACGTTGTAACCAGCATGTTCTTCGCGGGCATCTCCGGCACATCCATGGCTGACACTGCCGCGGTGGGAGGAGTCATTATCCCGGCGATGATCGAAAAGGGCTACAAGCCCTCTTTTACCGGGGCCGTTACCGCGGCTTCCTCGACCATCGGAATCATCATTCCCCCCAGCGTCCCCATGATTCTTTACGGTGTTTTCGTGGGATTGTCCGTACCGACCCTGTTCATAGCAGGACTTCTGCCGGGAATCATGATCGGTGCGGCCATGTGTCTGGTATCCCTTATCATCTCCATAAAGGAAGGTTACGGCTCCGAGACAAAGTTCTCCCTGAAGACCCTGGCTAAAACCTTTGTCGAGAGTATCCCCGCCCTGATACTGCCCCTCATTATTCTGGGCGGAATCATGGGGGGAGTATTCACCACCACCGAGGCTGCAGGAGCAGCGGCGTCCTACATAATTCTGTACGGTCTCGTTACCAGAGAACTGCCGCCGAAAAAGATATTTGCAGCGGCAAAAGAGTCCGCTCTCCTTTCGGGACAGGTAATGATTATCATCTCCGTGGCCAACCTGCTGGGCTGGGTCTTTGCCTACGCAAAAATTCCCCAGCTTCTGGTTAACCCTTTCCTGAACCTGACCACCAACCCCTACCTCTTTCTGTGGATCGTCTCTGCCATTCTGATTGTGGCAGGTACTTTCCTCCACGGAACAGCCATGCTGGTCATCGTCATACCCCTTTTCCTTCCCATCGCGGCAAAACTGGGTATACACCCCTTCCACTTTGCCATGGTGGTCATGATGTGCTGGGGTATCGGTCAGCAGACTCCTCCGGTAGGTTCAGCCCTCTACATCACCTGTACCCTGGCGAAAATAGATATGTGGACCCTGACCAAAGCGAACATGCCCTTTGTGGGTTCCCTGATCGCCATCCTGGCCATGGTTATCCACCTTCCTGATTTTATGGTATTCGCCATCCCCAGGGCACTGGGAATGTTATAAACCGAGCATCCAAGGAGTTAAAGAATGTCTTCCGACAAGAAAATCAGAATAGCTGTCACCCTCGGTGATGCCGCCGGCATAGGCCCGGAGCTGACAGCAAAACTCCTGTCTGACCCAACGGTCTTCGACGGGACCAGAATCATCCTGATAGGGGACCAGCGGCAATGGGAAACCGGTATCTCCGTGGCAGGCGTCAAGGCGCCGGTCCCCAGAATTATTGAATCCCCGGACCAGATAGACAGCACCCCAGGAGACTTCCTGCTGCTGGACTACCCCACCCTGGACCCCTCGACGGTGGAATACAGCAAGGTGGATGCCCGTGCGGGAAAAGCCGTCCTGGATACCCTGCTCTTCGCCATCAAGGTTATCCTGGAACAGAAACTCGACGGCTTCATCTTTGCGCCCCTGAACAAGGAAGCCATGCATAAAGGCGGGTCTCCCTACGGCAGCGAGCTGGAACTCTTCAAGGAGCATTTTCCGAACCACAAGGCCCTGGAAGAGATTAACATCCTGGATGAATCCTGGACCATGAGGGTAACCTCTCATGTCGGGATTCGGGATGTCGCTTCCATGATAAGCAAAGAGAACGTACTGGCCGCCATTCGTTTTGTCAACGCCGCCATGAGGGCCTACGGCAAGGAGAATCCCAGGCTCGCGGTTGCGGCCCTGAACCCTCACGGCGGGGAGCATGGCCTCTTCGGCGACGAAGAAGGACGGGCCATCGAACCAGCGGTCGGGGCGGCCAGGGCCGAAGGAATCAGCGCGGAGGGACCGTTCCCCTCCGATACGGTATTCATCAAGCTCAGGGACGGTATCTACGACGCGGTAATCGCCATGTACCATGACCAGTGCCAGATAGCTACCAAGCTGATGGGTTTCCACCGGGGGGTCACCTACCATGCCGGTTTTCCGGTCCCCATCACCACACCGGCCCATGGTACCGCCTTCGATATCGCGGGCCAGGGAGTTGCGGATGTCGGTGCTACCCGGCACGCATTCAAGGTGGTTCGAAATATTGCCCTCAACGCACGCAAAGCCTGAGGACAGAACCCAACAAGAAAACAGCAGAACAAAACGGTCTGCCGGTTCTCCTGACCAGGACGGGAATCAATCCCAGGGGAACCGGTAGTCCATCTTCCAGCGATCCCGGAGTTCCTGCATCTGTTTCTGCAGCACCGGCGGTACGGGACAGCCCCGGGTCTTCCGGTAGTTCCAGGCGATCCACTCCTTTTCTCCCGCAGTGTAGATACGCTCCTCCCCTTCAGCCTTCTGCGAGCTTCGCAGGTCCCGCATTATGGCCCCGGCTATTCGTTTGAAAGTCTCGAGGCCCATAAAAAATTCGGTATTAATGGCAATAAAAAAGTGGCCCAGGGGGTAAGGAATACGCTTTCCCTCTTCGTCAAAGCCGTTGAGGTCCCGCAGGAAGGAACCGCCCTGCAGGGCCGCGGACAGGACTTCAACCACCGTGGCATATCCGTAGCCCTTGTAACCCGCCCCTTCCTCTCCGAGACCACCCAGGGGAGCCAGGGCAGCCCCTCCTGTGGT from Marispirochaeta aestuarii encodes:
- a CDS encoding 4-hydroxythreonine-4-phosphate dehydrogenase PdxA; translated protein: MSSDKKIRIAVTLGDAAGIGPELTAKLLSDPTVFDGTRIILIGDQRQWETGISVAGVKAPVPRIIESPDQIDSTPGDFLLLDYPTLDPSTVEYSKVDARAGKAVLDTLLFAIKVILEQKLDGFIFAPLNKEAMHKGGSPYGSELELFKEHFPNHKALEEINILDESWTMRVTSHVGIRDVASMISKENVLAAIRFVNAAMRAYGKENPRLAVAALNPHGGEHGLFGDEEGRAIEPAVGAARAEGISAEGPFPSDTVFIKLRDGIYDAVIAMYHDQCQIATKLMGFHRGVTYHAGFPVPITTPAHGTAFDIAGQGVADVGATRHAFKVVRNIALNARKA
- a CDS encoding TRAP transporter small permease, with the translated sequence MKEKLDRLVDSLMGVLVLGMTVVVSIAVFYRYVLDQPLSWTEEITRMFIVWLSFLGAYAAMRENKHIGFDLLVAKFSPRFKALTDLVGQILIGIFLLVVTYQGFIFSYEFLGVTMPYTDISIGWFYYSVFPVTGILMVTQTVLAILQTLKNLKAAQ
- a CDS encoding sigma 54-interacting transcriptional regulator produces the protein MLKITFVIPYYDLEETVHKYLSEARHRDVSFDTTHIVGTEDVRKLKFDCDIIIARGITCAALREYHPEITVVEIPVTGYDVICALDECKRRFGARKIAVIGSVNMVYGSPVLNNIMDIEVMVYRVEKEGDASYYIHDAVERGADAIVGGLMTYNFALQTGLNATWIKSREDAIKQAVDEAIRTSEIKEKERERAEFFQIIMDYTHEGILAVDRSGRITAVNTSASRMLGFQRSILGRPVESVLSSDSISRVLERGEEDLGALELVGDSHVAANFVPIRIDNVVTGAVATLQNVSRIVEIENKIRKKILTKGHTAKYGFQDIVGRSDRIKTAISTAEKFSKVDANVLIFGETGTGKELFAHSIHRMSTRSQGPFVAVNCAALPEQLLESELFGYTEGAFTGAMKGGKAGLFEIAHEGTIFLDEVGEIPLPLQAKLLRVLQEREIMRIGHDRVIPIDVRIIAATNKDLGAMAKEGKFRQDILFRLDVLRINVPPLRQHREDVPLLMKHYLNLYRSRMGLPGVAVNPGAMGLLESYSWPGNVRELANLCERLSALCEENIVDCGDIEGLSADTPARSSLPDTAALQEDTVPELKTLEKQAILTAVEAAGGNYSQAARSLGISRSTLWRKMKSLGQE
- a CDS encoding TRAP transporter large permease translates to MLVVLIFGLMGLFIMLNLPVAFALGVTSLAFLTFATNVPLIVVVQRLLLGVDSFTLLGVPLFIFVGIMMNRTNLSQKIVDFAMALVGHMKGGLAMVNVVTSMFFAGISGTSMADTAAVGGVIIPAMIEKGYKPSFTGAVTAASSTIGIIIPPSVPMILYGVFVGLSVPTLFIAGLLPGIMIGAAMCLVSLIISIKEGYGSETKFSLKTLAKTFVESIPALILPLIILGGIMGGVFTTTEAAGAAASYIILYGLVTRELPPKKIFAAAKESALLSGQVMIIISVANLLGWVFAYAKIPQLLVNPFLNLTTNPYLFLWIVSAILIVAGTFLHGTAMLVIVIPLFLPIAAKLGIHPFHFAMVVMMCWGIGQQTPPVGSALYITCTLAKIDMWTLTKANMPFVGSLIAILAMVIHLPDFMVFAIPRALGML
- a CDS encoding TRAP transporter substrate-binding protein, whose amino-acid sequence is MKKALVFMVLLLATAGIVWAGGGQEGGAASAEKPVVLRIAHTHTEEGLYYKGSEKFKELVEANSNGRIVVEHYPNGQLGADKDIQESIKLGTLELGLSSSPVVSLNDYFKLLDAPYLFVSREHVSRALDGELGEKMAKPLEAQNIKHLGYWENGFRQITNNVRPIYTPSDLAGIKLRTPESPVRMSTFKAFGANPVAMSFTEVFGALQQGIIDGQENPLATIYQASLHEVQKYLSLTGHVYSAVHLLMNNELFQSLPADLQKVLVDAGKETARYTRQLGAEADAKLADVMAQEGIEVNEADVKSFVDLSKPIWQTIASENKFQDAGDIMDQIAALAD